The Natrinema sp. HArc-T2 genome has a segment encoding these proteins:
- the trpB gene encoding tryptophan synthase subunit beta: MSNGEFEGYGGRYVPEPLKEPLEQLAAAYDDVAASDEFQSELRGLLEEFAGRPSPLYYARNLSERYGAEIYLKREDLLHGGAHKVNNALGQALLAKKAGRKRLIAETGAGQHGTATAMVGALLGLKTEIYMGKKDIERQEMNVFRMRLMGAEVNEVTRGNAGLADAVDAALEDFAENVEDTHYLVGSVVGPDPFPRMVRDFQSVIGEEAREQILERTGELPDAAVACVGGGSNAIGLFHAFRNDDEVAFYGAEGGGKGTDSTRHAAPLAEGKDEVLHGMKTRVIDDDVEVHSVSAGLDYPGAGPEHAMYRAIGRCEYTGVTDEEALAAFRELSETEGIIPALESSHAIARAIELAEADEHDTILVNLSGRGDKDMETAAAKFDL, from the coding sequence ATGTCCAACGGAGAGTTCGAAGGGTACGGTGGGCGATACGTTCCAGAGCCGCTCAAAGAGCCGCTCGAACAACTGGCGGCGGCCTACGACGACGTTGCCGCGAGCGACGAGTTTCAGTCGGAACTGCGCGGCTTGCTCGAGGAGTTCGCCGGTCGCCCGAGTCCGCTGTACTACGCGCGGAACTTAAGCGAGCGCTACGGTGCCGAGATCTATCTCAAGCGCGAGGACCTGCTCCACGGCGGTGCACACAAGGTCAACAACGCGCTCGGGCAGGCCCTGCTCGCGAAAAAGGCAGGCCGCAAGCGCCTGATCGCCGAGACCGGGGCCGGTCAGCACGGCACCGCGACGGCGATGGTCGGGGCACTGTTGGGCCTCAAGACCGAGATCTACATGGGGAAAAAGGACATCGAGCGCCAGGAGATGAACGTCTTCCGGATGCGACTGATGGGCGCGGAGGTCAACGAGGTCACCCGCGGGAACGCAGGTCTGGCCGACGCCGTCGACGCCGCGCTCGAGGACTTCGCCGAAAACGTCGAGGACACCCACTATCTGGTGGGCAGCGTCGTCGGCCCTGATCCGTTCCCGCGGATGGTGCGGGACTTCCAGTCGGTCATCGGCGAGGAAGCCCGCGAGCAGATCCTCGAGCGCACCGGCGAGTTACCCGACGCCGCGGTCGCTTGTGTCGGCGGCGGGTCGAACGCGATCGGCCTCTTTCATGCCTTCCGTAACGACGACGAGGTCGCGTTCTACGGTGCCGAAGGTGGCGGGAAAGGGACCGATTCGACACGACACGCTGCACCGCTCGCGGAAGGGAAAGACGAGGTCCTCCACGGGATGAAAACGCGCGTCATCGACGACGACGTCGAGGTCCACTCCGTCTCGGCGGGACTGGACTACCCCGGTGCTGGTCCCGAACACGCCATGTATCGGGCCATCGGTCGCTGTGAGTACACGGGCGTCACCGACGAGGAAGCGCTGGCTGCGTTCCGCGAACTGAGCGAAACCGAGGGGATCATTCCGGCCCTCGAGTCCAGCCACGCGATCGCCCGCGCGATCGAACTGGCCGAAGCCGACGAGCACGACACGATCCTCGTGAATCTCTCGGGACGTGGTGACAAGGATATGGAGACGGCAGCCGCGAAGTTCGATCTCTAG
- a CDS encoding HIT family protein produces MNDTCEFCRIIAGDQPAHVLYEDDRTIAFLDRNPAVTGHTLVAPQVHEGAILTSDEPGSATVFETARTVADALQATLEPDGFSVFHTSGSLVGTVDHAHVHLVPRFADDDVSLSLSRTRLDPDEAAALTEQVHKIL; encoded by the coding sequence ATGAACGACACCTGTGAGTTCTGTCGAATCATCGCTGGCGACCAGCCGGCACACGTCCTCTACGAGGACGACCGGACCATCGCCTTTCTCGATCGAAATCCAGCCGTGACGGGGCACACGCTCGTTGCGCCGCAGGTCCACGAGGGCGCGATCCTGACGAGCGACGAGCCGGGCTCGGCGACCGTCTTCGAGACGGCGCGAACCGTCGCCGACGCACTGCAGGCGACCCTCGAGCCCGACGGGTTCAGTGTCTTTCATACCAGCGGGTCGCTGGTCGGCACCGTCGACCACGCGCACGTTCACCTCGTGCCCCGGTTTGCAGACGACGACGTGTCGCTGTCGCTGTCCCGTACTCGGCTCGATCCCGACGAGGCGGCTGCACTGACGGAACAGGTTCATAAAATCCTCTGA
- a CDS encoding glycosyltransferase family 4 protein codes for MRLAFVSFETAHHRDSETNQRFRTILELLAQRGHDVHWYCADFWTDQGATLEREGITYHAVVDGLDARHSFLVRLPFVLAAANPDVIHTSAQPPSQVLAARVGAVLARTPLVLEWYGDDGIPETRWTQLAADRPDRIVTPSELVATWAQEIGADGGIIETAPNPIDCERVRDVDPGEDVDVIYARRLDEGANLESLLLGLAELRDRDWQATVVGDGPERERYETLASDLRIDDRVTFVGDLELDERIAAYRGAHVFAQTAEHCVFPTEMLWAIAAGCVGIVEYHANSSAHELVEGWDRGFRTTSEDELAEAILAAGDLEHREYDDRFADYDRSAVADQYLEQYRTLQEDHGLL; via the coding sequence ATGCGACTCGCGTTCGTCTCGTTCGAAACGGCTCACCACCGCGACAGCGAGACGAACCAGCGGTTTCGGACGATCCTCGAACTCCTCGCTCAACGAGGCCACGACGTCCACTGGTACTGTGCCGATTTCTGGACCGATCAAGGGGCAACCCTCGAGCGCGAGGGGATCACCTACCACGCGGTTGTCGACGGGCTGGACGCCCGCCACTCGTTTCTCGTCCGGTTGCCGTTCGTGCTCGCGGCTGCGAATCCAGACGTGATCCACACAAGCGCACAGCCACCGAGTCAGGTGCTCGCGGCTCGTGTCGGAGCGGTGCTTGCACGGACACCGCTGGTCCTCGAGTGGTACGGCGACGACGGCATCCCCGAGACGCGCTGGACGCAGCTCGCGGCTGACCGACCCGATCGGATCGTCACGCCGTCGGAACTCGTCGCGACGTGGGCCCAAGAGATCGGTGCCGATGGTGGCATCATCGAAACCGCTCCGAACCCGATCGACTGCGAGCGGGTTCGGGACGTCGATCCGGGCGAGGACGTCGACGTGATCTATGCACGCCGTCTCGATGAGGGAGCCAACCTCGAGAGCCTCCTGCTGGGGCTTGCCGAACTTCGCGATCGCGACTGGCAGGCGACTGTCGTCGGCGACGGACCAGAACGAGAGCGCTACGAGACTCTCGCGAGCGACCTCCGGATCGACGATCGCGTGACGTTCGTCGGCGACCTCGAACTCGACGAGCGGATCGCAGCTTACCGTGGCGCACATGTCTTTGCCCAGACGGCTGAACACTGTGTCTTCCCTACGGAGATGCTGTGGGCGATCGCCGCTGGCTGTGTCGGAATCGTCGAATACCACGCGAACTCGAGTGCCCACGAACTGGTCGAGGGCTGGGATCGGGGCTTTCGGACGACCAGCGAGGACGAACTGGCCGAAGCCATCCTCGCAGCAGGCGACCTCGAACACCGCGAGTATGATGATCGGTTCGCCGACTACGACCGATCGGCAGTGGCCGACCAGTATCTCGAGCAGTACCGGACGCTTCAGGAAGACCACGGCCTCCTCTAA
- a CDS encoding prolyl oligopeptidase family serine peptidase: MGSYDIERYLNIRSAYGTSFGPDGERLSFLMDTTGTSQVWTLENPRGWPEQRTFYDERVTFASWSPERPELLFGMDEGGNERAQLFRLDAETGMIENVTAMPEAKHRWGGWSHDGERVAFTSNRRDESVFDIYVQGRDETGDDAELVYEGDGWLSLAGWSPDDSRLLVSQAYSNFDQDLYVLDLEADEPGLEHLTPHEGDVRYGSASWAPDGEGIYLVTDEGEADTLYLAYLDLETCDLETVIDGDGWNVDGIALDDETGRFVCSRNVEGYTELTVGEFDADEPTAYDAFPEPDLPGGVAGGVSFDPDAERFALSTSGDTVNTNVFVVDIETGAVDRWTSAPTAGIPRETFDESNLVHVESFDELEVPGFLSLPDDHEDGQTPVIVDIHGGPESQRRPSFSSVKQYFLDRGYAYFEPNVRGSSGYGADYAALDDVEKRMDSVADIEACVEWLQDHPAIDPDRIAAKGGSYGGFMVLAALTEYPDLWAAGIDVVGIANFVTFLENTGDWRRELREAEYGSLAEDRDFLEEISPINNVEQIEAPLFVLHGENDPRVPVGEAEQIVEEVREHGVPVRKQIFEDEGHGFSKLDNRIEAYSEIADFLDEHV; the protein is encoded by the coding sequence ATGGGATCCTACGACATCGAGCGATACCTCAATATCCGCAGCGCCTACGGGACTTCGTTCGGACCCGACGGCGAGCGACTCTCCTTCCTGATGGACACGACCGGGACCTCGCAGGTCTGGACCCTCGAGAACCCCCGCGGCTGGCCCGAACAGCGGACCTTCTACGACGAGCGGGTGACCTTCGCCTCGTGGTCGCCCGAGCGACCGGAGCTGCTCTTCGGCATGGACGAAGGCGGCAACGAGCGCGCCCAGCTCTTCAGACTCGACGCCGAGACAGGGATGATTGAGAACGTAACGGCGATGCCCGAGGCCAAACACCGGTGGGGCGGCTGGAGCCACGACGGCGAGCGCGTTGCCTTCACCTCGAATCGCCGCGACGAGTCCGTCTTCGACATTTACGTCCAAGGTCGAGACGAGACCGGCGATGACGCGGAACTCGTCTACGAGGGTGACGGCTGGCTCTCGCTCGCCGGCTGGAGTCCCGATGATTCCCGACTGCTCGTCTCGCAGGCCTACTCCAACTTCGATCAGGACCTCTACGTGCTCGACCTCGAGGCCGACGAGCCCGGCCTCGAGCACCTGACGCCACACGAGGGCGACGTGCGCTATGGGAGTGCGAGCTGGGCCCCTGACGGCGAGGGGATCTATCTCGTGACCGACGAGGGCGAGGCCGACACGCTGTATCTGGCCTATCTCGACCTCGAGACGTGTGACCTCGAAACCGTCATCGATGGGGACGGCTGGAACGTCGACGGCATCGCGCTGGACGACGAGACGGGGCGGTTCGTCTGCTCGCGCAACGTCGAGGGCTACACCGAGTTGACGGTCGGCGAGTTCGACGCCGACGAGCCCACTGCCTACGACGCGTTCCCCGAACCGGACCTGCCGGGCGGGGTTGCCGGCGGCGTGAGCTTCGATCCCGACGCCGAACGGTTCGCGCTGTCGACCTCCGGGGACACGGTCAACACGAACGTCTTCGTCGTCGATATTGAAACCGGCGCGGTCGACCGGTGGACGAGCGCCCCGACCGCAGGTATCCCCCGCGAGACGTTCGACGAATCCAATCTCGTCCACGTCGAGAGTTTCGACGAGTTGGAGGTACCCGGTTTCCTGTCCCTACCCGACGATCACGAAGACGGCCAGACGCCGGTCATCGTCGACATCCACGGCGGCCCCGAGAGCCAGCGTCGACCCTCCTTCTCGAGTGTCAAACAGTACTTCCTCGATCGGGGCTACGCCTACTTCGAGCCGAACGTGCGCGGCTCGTCGGGCTATGGAGCCGACTACGCCGCGCTCGACGACGTGGAAAAGCGGATGGATTCGGTCGCGGACATCGAGGCCTGTGTCGAGTGGCTGCAGGACCATCCCGCGATCGACCCCGACCGGATCGCTGCCAAGGGTGGCTCCTACGGCGGATTCATGGTGCTTGCCGCGCTGACCGAGTATCCCGACCTCTGGGCTGCCGGCATCGATGTCGTCGGCATCGCCAACTTCGTCACGTTCCTCGAGAACACGGGCGACTGGCGACGGGAACTCCGCGAGGCCGAATACGGCTCGCTCGCCGAGGATCGCGACTTTCTCGAGGAAATCTCACCGATCAACAACGTCGAGCAGATCGAAGCGCCGCTGTTCGTCCTCCACGGCGAGAACGATCCCCGCGTGCCGGTCGGCGAAGCCGAGCAGATCGTCGAGGAGGTCCGCGAACACGGCGTGCCCGTCCGGAAACAGATCTTCGAGGACGAAGGCCACGGCTTCTCGAAACTCGACAATCGTATCGAGGCCTATTCGGAAATCGCCGACTTCCTCGACGAGCACGTCTAA
- a CDS encoding ABC transporter ATP-binding protein, translated as MPAIETTSLTKRYGESVLAVDSLDLTVEDGEVFGFLGPNGAGKSTTINMLLDFVRPTEGSATVLGLDAQDDADEIRHRIGVLPEGASVYDRLTAREHLEWVIDTKGTDDDPDALLERVGLSTVDGDRPAGDYSKGMTQRLGFGMALVGDPDLLLLDEPSSGLDPAGMQEMREIIREEAESGTTVFFSSHILGEVEAVCDRIGIMNEGRLVATGTLDALQGELDLGAPITLEVDRVPDELGLESLEGVRSVTTEGTTIMATCAEPSVKVDVVRHVAGATTVQDIVSEDVSLEQLFNTYTNSGEQTANAPEPQEVSA; from the coding sequence ATGCCCGCTATCGAAACGACCTCGCTGACCAAACGGTACGGCGAGTCGGTCCTCGCAGTCGACAGCCTCGACCTGACCGTCGAGGACGGCGAAGTGTTCGGCTTTCTCGGCCCGAACGGCGCCGGGAAATCGACGACGATCAACATGTTGCTCGATTTCGTCCGACCGACTGAGGGAAGCGCAACGGTCCTCGGACTCGACGCACAGGACGACGCCGACGAGATTCGCCACCGGATCGGCGTCCTCCCCGAAGGGGCAAGCGTCTACGACCGACTCACCGCACGCGAACACCTCGAGTGGGTCATCGACACGAAAGGCACTGACGACGACCCCGACGCCCTCTTGGAGCGGGTCGGCCTCTCGACGGTCGACGGTGACCGCCCCGCCGGCGACTACTCGAAAGGGATGACCCAGCGGCTCGGCTTCGGCATGGCGCTGGTCGGCGATCCCGACCTGTTGCTCCTCGACGAACCCTCCTCTGGACTCGACCCGGCAGGGATGCAAGAGATGCGCGAGATCATCCGCGAGGAGGCCGAAAGCGGCACCACCGTCTTCTTCTCGAGTCACATCCTCGGCGAGGTCGAGGCGGTCTGTGACCGTATCGGGATCATGAACGAGGGGCGACTGGTCGCGACCGGCACGTTAGACGCCCTCCAGGGCGAGTTGGATCTCGGCGCGCCGATCACGCTCGAGGTCGACCGCGTGCCCGATGAACTCGGCCTCGAGTCGCTCGAGGGTGTCCGATCGGTCACGACCGAGGGAACGACGATCATGGCCACCTGTGCCGAGCCGTCGGTCAAGGTCGACGTGGTTCGCCACGTCGCCGGCGCGACGACCGTTCAGGATATCGTTTCCGAAGACGTTTCGCTCGAGCAGTTGTTCAACACGTACACGAACAGCGGCGAGCAGACGGCCAACGCGCCGGAACCACAGGAGGTGTCGGCATGA